One window of the Cryptomeria japonica chromosome 7, Sugi_1.0, whole genome shotgun sequence genome contains the following:
- the LOC131051587 gene encoding vacuolar iron transporter 1, whose amino-acid sequence MEEDRGANSSGMKEALLHREKHFMAGEVVRDVIMGMSDGLTVPFALAAGLSAATASSSIIVTAGLAEVAAGAISMGLGGYLAAKSESDHYVQERSREEEEIMSVPDTEAAEVADILAKYGLQPNEYWPVVNALRKRPDAWSEFMMRFELGLEKPDPKRGLQSAFTIAIAYVIGGLIPLMPYVFIPTAKNALMVSAIVTLIALLFFGYIKGHYTGNKPTSSAIQTAVIGALASATAFGIARAVGP is encoded by the exons ATGGAGGAGGACAGAGGTGCAAATAGTAGCGGCATGAAAGAGGCGCTGCTCCACCGGGAGAAGCATTTTATGGCAGGGGAGGTGGTGCGCGATGTGATAATGGGGATGTCCGATGGCTTGACTGTGCCCTTTGCGCTCGCGGCAGGGCTTTCCGCCGCTACTGCCTCCTCTTCCATCATCGTCACCGCTGGACTGGCTGAAGTCGCTGCGGGCGCAATCTCCATGGGACTCGGCGG ATATCTTGCAGCAAAAAGTGAATCTGATCATTATGTGCAGGAGCGAAGTCGTGAGGAAGAAGAAATAATGTCTGTACCAGACACTG AGGCAGCTGAGGTGGCAGACATTCTTGCAAAATATGGATTGCAGCCCAATGAATACTGGCCTGTTGTCAATGCACTGCGGAAGCGCCCTGATGCTTGGAGTGAATTTATGATGAG ATTTGAACTGGGTTTGGAGAAGCCAGATCCGAAGAGGGGACTGCAAAGTGCATTCACTATAGCTATAGCTTATGTGATTGGAGGTTTGATTCCATTAATGCCTTATGTCTTCATACCCACTGCTAAGAACGCACTAATGGTATCTGCAATAGTTACATTAATAGCTTTGCTCTTCTTTGGCTACATCAAGGGCCATTACACCGGAAATAAGCCTACTAGTAGTGCTATTCAAACTGCAGTAATCGGGGCTCTTGCCTCGGCCACCGCTTTTGGAATTGCTCGAGCTGTAGGGCCATGA